The stretch of DNA GCAAATGAACAATTTACCTGTAAATTAGTGATAGATTTGTGAGTTGTCATCAGATGTGGCATTACTTGATCCAATGATCCTTGCCATTTACATGAGGCTCCGGGACACGGGCAAGAATAAGGCCTGTATTCGCATGTTTCTTCATGTTCAGACTTCTCTGTGTATATTAAAGTCGATTCACAGCCAGATGATACATATCTACACGGAAATAGTACAGAACTTGCAACTTTTTCCATTCCTAGATTTCTTATATTGCCCAAAGGTCCGCGACATGTTGGGCAGCATGTTAATTTAGGCCTGCAGGCCCCACAAACTAAATGTCCGCTTTGGCATTGCAAAATTGGAGGTAGGACATAGTCAAAACATACAGGACATTCAAATAAACTCGCTAAGTCATTATTTGAAGCTATAGTACCATCAGGTTTTCGTCCACTGACAGGCATATCCCCACTATTAGCTTTGGTTGTGTTAGAGGAACAAGTCTGCCGACTCATATTTTTTGGGTTTGGCATTACTAAGAATAATCCAAAGTGATGTCACATCATAGAACCATGCTGCACAAATGGCAGCAGGCTTTTTTCTGCAACTatccaaatgtttttttatatctctatacaaatttaaaatatctgtaaattatttataaGAAAAGATGAATGTTTGATAATATTCTCACATTATATACGTAGAATGAATAGGGGAGGGATATTCTCCAAAACTTGATCATTTTCTTGAAGTTGAAATATTCGGGCCATGTTCACAACACGACATAAGTACTTTTAGTAGGCGTGGCAAAACTATTTTTGCATACGTTATTCCtaaccccacctgactacgtcattcaaaaattacctcACTACCATGTCACAGTAACATAATGaggcccttcaaactatactaATGGTCATCCGAGACGCGCAGATGATTTCTCTCATTTTCTTGTCGTAATGATCCCAATATGAGATTCCCAATATGAGCTAGCGTTAGTGAGTTCATTAACGTTGGCAAATATGTCATTTCCGTCTATCAcagctatactttggcaagctgtttgaggtgattgtgaggtcgtagtgacataatctTTGGATGACAAAACCAGGTAGCTGTAAATTCAATCAGTAGGTACCCATTGTACTTTAATTAAATTCATAAATACTTGATAACAACACTGCTACTAAGGAACCACACAGCTTGTCATAAGTCTGAGTTGTTCGGCAATGGCAGAATGGTATCGTATGTACAAAACAatgtaacaactgaacaatgcTCAGCGGcaagcattaggaatacactcACTGCCGCAACTCTGATTACCCCGCGTATGTTCGCAGGTTGGAA from Styela clava chromosome 14, kaStyClav1.hap1.2, whole genome shotgun sequence encodes:
- the LOC120340576 gene encoding E3 ubiquitin-protein ligase SIAH1A-like; its protein translation is MPNPKNMSRQTCSSNTTKANSGDMPVSGRKPDGTIASNNDLASLFECPVCFDYVLPPILQCQSGHLVCGACRPKLTCCPTCRGPLGNIRNLGMEKVASSVLFPCRYVSSGCESTLIYTEKSEHEETCEYRPYSCPCPGASCKWQGSLDQVMPHLMTTHKSITNLQGEDIVFLATDITLPGAVDWVMMQSCFGHHFMLVLEKQEKYDGHQQFFAIVQLIGTRKQADNFAYRLELNGPKRRLTWEATPRSIHEGVSSAITKSDCLVFDSAIAHMFAENGNLGINVTVSMCCNCN